The genome window ATCCCATCCAGCTAGCAGCCCAGGAGCCTGCTGCTATTCCAACTTTAGTGAAACCAAGTCCAGCCAGAGCAGCAGGAGCCACGACCGAAGCTCCTACTGCACATGGACAAGAGGAAACTTAGTTTCTAATGATACTGTAATAATGTGTTAGCCCACATCGTAACAGATCATGCAAGTTTAGCATGTAAATGGCTTCTctacattaaaatatattaacattttgaaaCTTACATCCTCCTGCTACGGCTCCAATGGCAGCAACTAGCCCTGAAACAAGAGGTGAAAAATAGCATGGTTACTgtcattattacatttaaggaaaacaaatgagtaGAAGTATCAGTAGTTTCGAATTCAGAAATGTGTCAGTATTGTCAAAGGAAAGGAGATACTTACATAAAGCCATGTTTTCACCCGGActgaggaggaagtgtgtgGGCTGAGCTTTATATACAGGGCTAGGTTTCACTTCTGGAGAAACAAAACCTACTTTTGAATCTGAACAAACAAGGGTGTGACAGAATCATTGTGTCCGCTCAACCCAAATTATCTTAATTGACATATCTGAGGTGGTACATCATGACTGTAACtgggacaaaagaagaaaacgtAATACAAAAACACTAAAGAGCTGTGGAGTCGGTTTAGTTCTGACTGCTCATTCAAACCTGCATTCAGGACATACTTATTAAATTATCACTGTGATCATGTCACAACTGCACAAGACACAGTCATGAAACTTTACTTGTGTTGTCGAGATCGAAATGACGATAAGGAAGTGAGAGGTACACACTCACATTTGTCTTGATTTGGcttttggtttgtgtttgttgcattCACATTTCAACGCTGTAtaacattttctgcattttcaaggattttttttttttctatgcatGAAAGCAATTAATGAAAAAACTGAGTGCTTCCATGAATGTATGTGgaatgaaaataattacagaCGACACATTAAAGTAGTAGGTTTTACAGATTTATTGcacaaaaatgtcagctgtttGGATGACAGCATTGCTTGATATAAATTGCAGTAGCCTCTGTGAAGAAGGGGCGAGCAATTCCTGAGAAagtttgattgttgagtctcattcccaattTGTCGATATTTGATGAATGTAGGAATGAGACTCggcaaaaaaacatctttcagcaGAATCACTTTACCCAAACTTTAATGATATATATCCACGCTGTAGATCTTTAGGGGGCTCCAGTTGAGTTAGCCACAGCTGAGAGCAccacccctgctgctgctccagcggCAGATGAAGCTACAGCAGTAGCTGCAGACACACCAGCTGCACCTACAGCAGGATAACACTGGTTTTATATCAAGGCGTCAAGCTACAGAGGAGCTgagaaaacactgctctcaGGCCAAAAAACTAAATGACACAGTGGCACTAATATACTCAGTAGTGTCATTGCATTTAAACCAAAAACTATGAATCTGTTAACACAGTAAGATGTTGTTTTATGTATACTGACCCTGTGATTACTGCTGCAATGATCCTCTCaccatttaaacacaaaagtaaaagaagattaaagttaataaaataaattgccCGTACCTACTGACTGCAAAACAGCCACCACACTTCCTGCTgccactcctcctccactggCAACTGCAGTAGTTGACATCAAGCTAGCAGCAAAGGAGCCTGCTGCTATTCCAGCTGAAGTGAaacctgctgcagtcagagcagcagGGGCCACGACCAAAGCTCCTACTGCATGTAGACAAGAGGAAACTTAGTTGCTAATTACACTGTAATAATAGAGTGTGCAAGTTCTGGCTTCTctacattaaaatatattaaaaacatattaaaaacaatTGACAAGCAAACAGATGTACTCTGTAAAGGTTATCTTAAAACTTACATCCTCCTGCTACAGCTCCAATGGTACCAACTGTCCATGAAACACAAGATGAAGATAGCATCAAGATGTGCAGGAGAAGTATCAGTATTTGCAAATtcagaaatgtgtcagtgttgtcaAAGGAAAGGAGATACTTACATAAAGCCATGTTTTCACCTGGActgaggaggaagtgtgtgGGCTGAGCTTTATATACTGTGTGTTCAGTTTCACTTCCTGAGAAAACGAAACCTATCTGCACAGTTCTGACTGCTCATTAAAACCTGCATTCAGGACATACTTACCAGCAGCAAGAGCTGGAAATTATCACTGTGATCATGTCACAACTGTGCAAGAAGCAGTCATGAAACTTTACAGGTCGAGTTCACAGTCGGGTGTTGGGTGGGGTGCTGAAAGTAGGCGTTAAGGCAGTCAGAAGTACACCCTAACATTTGATTTCCTTTGGcatttggtttttgtttgttgtctttgcaAGACTTTCTCAACACATTTCAATActttatcaaatgtttttcttaataTGTGCAACTGGATATGAAGCATAAAAACTAGGGCCTGGTTGATATATCAGTCAACAGATTTTCTTGGCTGATGTTATACGTATTTATGTATATGTTGTCAAAAATGAGGacttaagaaaacaacaaaaactgctcaggaatgacACGAGGAGCCTGATAAAAGAGCTCAAGGCGTTGACCTGGCttccaaattccccagatcctGGTCAGATGGAGTATCTGTGGGACATTCTGGAAAAAAGTCCAATCAATTGAAGCCCCCCCAGAGGTCCTGGGTCCGTTCATCAATGGGTCAGAGCCAAGTAggatccatggaggccccactgTGGATCAGACATGTCATGTGGGTGGTTGATGAATTCATACGTAATATTTCTGACTTTATGTAACATTCAGTTCTTGTAACCATTATCTTGGCGTACCGACTTCAGACTCTCTCACATCAACACTTCAGAGCTGTAGCAACAAAATGCCATCCATCGTCTGAATGTGACGACTAGGAAGAACACGGTGTTGGAAAAACAAGGAAGTGATGGAAATTATAAGAGTGGGAATGTTTGAGAGAGTaaaatgcagaagaagaagatgatgtgtgtgtgttgaggaaAAAGAGGGGGATTTTCTAACCCTTGATgacctggaaaaacaaacaccatcacGTCTGGCGCTGTAGAGGTTAAGATTAAATCTTTCTGCGTTAACTGTAATCCATTTTCCTCTATTTTGTTTGGCGgcggtgtgttttgtttccatgtcGCTCAGGTTAAACAACAGACaatctgagctgctgtttgtccaAAACCTCAGCACGAACCTTGAGCTGACCTCAAACACTCCATTACTCTGatccagagagaaagagatggacgGAAAAATGAAACGAAAggaaggcagagaaagaggcaaacagaaagagaaaatgaggcaAACACTTAATATCCATCAGTTAGTCTTCTCTGTTGTCTCTGCGTGGACAGCCTCGGCGCTCCAATTCATCTTCGTTCTCCTCACAGCGGTGTGTTCAGGGAAGGTCAAAACCTGGAAAATAGGCTACACACCAGGCATTTTGTCACCAGACACCCTTCACCTGCCTCCCATCACCAAGGAGCCGCACACAACTGGGACACAGCCGCAGCCAAAAATACATCAGGTGGAGCGCAGCAGCAACACTGCATGCATTTGCACCGCATTCGTTCTGCATTTACCCCGCATTTGTTGTCCTTTTCGGAGGGAGGCAAAGGACCGGAACGAGgtgacattttgttgctttgcaGTTTGGAGGATCGTGCTGAATTATTGTGTTTGTCCAGATGTGTAGCAGAGGTGATGACACATCCGTCTCCTTCAGATTTTCCTCCCTGTCCATCTGAGAGGAAGTTTATCTGGAACTTTTCCCAGACAGACGGACTCATCGGCATCTTGTTTAGCCAATTAGCAACTGTGTTTAAAGGGACAGATTAAAACCTTGACTGCACATCCTGCTGGGTAGATAGAAGTTtgagtattttatttatgtggcTTCTTTATTCAAAGTCCCACCATCATATTAAATTATAAATGTTCTTGGTGAATATGGGTGTCATGATTTAAAAGACACCAACCAGTGCTggaagtttctttttctttttcagacatcctttattgatttgattcTGAAGGGTTTACTCTTCGTTCAAACTGTATTtctatctttttgttttttaacctttaaatcCCTGAAGGCCGGTCTTTTTTGTTGAACTctggaatctttatttttggtgattATTATTTGGACTCAAC of Acanthopagrus latus isolate v.2019 chromosome 10, fAcaLat1.1, whole genome shotgun sequence contains these proteins:
- the LOC119027037 gene encoding interferon alpha-inducible protein 27-like protein 2A, giving the protein MALFGTIGAVAGGLGALVVAPAALTAAGFTSAGIAAGSFAASLMSTTAVASGGGVAAGSVVAVLQSVGAAGVSAATAVASSAAGAAAGVVLSAVANSTGAP